A single region of the Photobacterium sanguinicancri genome encodes:
- a CDS encoding FeoA family protein, translating to MKLDQLHPHQHAIILQHHAEGAIRQRLMDLGLLPQTLIKLVRYAPFGDPIQVKVGRASVSLRIAEAKMVSVELLENRAESKE from the coding sequence ATGAAACTTGATCAACTGCACCCTCATCAACACGCAATTATTCTTCAACATCATGCTGAAGGAGCAATAAGACAAAGGCTGATGGATCTTGGTCTTCTCCCTCAAACGCTAATTAAATTAGTTCGTTACGCACCATTTGGTGACCCTATTCAAGTTAAGGTGGGGCGTGCAAGTGTGAGTTTACGTATTGCAGAAGCAAAAATGGTTTCAGTTGAGTTACTGGAAAATCGTGCTGAAAGTAAGGAGTAG
- the feoB gene encoding ferrous iron transport protein B yields MTILLAGQQNAGKSTLFNMLTGARQHVANYPGVTVDKKVGFFKVGNETCSLIDLPGTYSLSSFSLEERVTRQALSDLKPTAVLNVLDAVNLSRGLNLTMQLIEQSQPLVLVINMMDIAQSEGITIDSDLLSKRLGLPVIETIGKQARGKQLIADSISTATVSQLPYSLPKLTQAQQQLVLLLQSNQHYLGQPIEWLALRLLEQDAVVEGQLKEALPTEEWEKISVWLEETIPNLTALLTMSVSDYVMTCRNGFIQQLLQDVVHEATPDKETRTEKIDRWVLNRYIAPCVLLATVFLIYQLSIVYGYELTNYTWPYLAATREFIAGFLPAAGFLHDPYVRSMGLWIVDSANTLLNYVPIFLILFGLIAALEDSGYMARIAFIVDKILHKFGLHGQSTLPMILSGVFAGGCAVPGIMATKGIPDHRARLATILTVPFMNCLAKVPLYTLLVSIFFVEHKALMMFYIATITIIAALLVAKLLTKTVLRGTETAPFVMELPRYHMPTLRSVLTRAFERTWIYIKKVGTIVIAVSVVIFCLLQFPGVPNSQQQTFEQQATAAIDRFYTKLKGNPYLDNVPAAELPALVNYYTDFKRAKLNATSPSASKSVNVAFSERNALFYPLVVPPKGDKSAKKISRELRKLASSRKKIRRKMKELRLETSLLGQLGRSMEPVTQLAGFDWKINVALLSSFAARESSVATLGVLFQQDDDSNDTLEARMSSETKDKGSSDLSAVAVILFFALYPPCLATMIMIRVQTGQYRWMLLAIFLPTGLGFLVATTAYTLGNLFALSGIAMMSWIYGTSLATLLLVACSDTLKRWKQRWLTPQQLRNENG; encoded by the coding sequence ATGACGATTTTATTGGCTGGACAACAAAATGCAGGCAAATCCACGCTTTTTAATATGCTCACAGGTGCGCGTCAGCATGTGGCAAATTACCCTGGAGTGACGGTTGATAAGAAGGTGGGCTTCTTTAAGGTTGGCAATGAAACATGTAGTCTTATTGACTTGCCTGGCACCTATAGCTTATCGAGTTTTTCGCTTGAAGAGCGCGTCACACGGCAGGCTTTGAGTGACTTAAAACCAACAGCAGTGTTGAATGTGTTAGATGCAGTAAACCTTTCCCGTGGTTTGAACTTAACAATGCAATTGATTGAGCAATCTCAGCCTCTTGTTCTTGTTATTAATATGATGGATATTGCCCAATCGGAAGGTATCACCATTGATTCTGATTTGTTGTCGAAACGTCTTGGTTTACCTGTTATTGAAACAATAGGTAAGCAAGCGCGTGGAAAACAGTTAATCGCCGATTCGATTTCAACAGCCACCGTTAGTCAGCTACCGTATTCGTTACCTAAATTAACCCAGGCCCAGCAACAGTTAGTATTATTGTTGCAGTCTAATCAACACTACCTCGGCCAGCCGATAGAGTGGTTGGCGTTACGTTTATTAGAGCAAGACGCCGTGGTTGAAGGGCAACTTAAAGAAGCGTTGCCTACAGAGGAGTGGGAGAAAATATCGGTATGGTTGGAAGAGACTATTCCCAATCTGACAGCATTGCTTACCATGTCGGTGAGTGATTATGTGATGACGTGCCGGAATGGTTTCATTCAGCAGTTATTACAAGATGTTGTGCATGAAGCCACACCAGATAAAGAGACAAGAACAGAAAAAATCGATCGTTGGGTGCTGAACCGCTATATCGCGCCATGCGTATTATTAGCCACGGTATTTCTTATTTACCAACTATCAATTGTCTATGGCTATGAGCTGACCAACTACACTTGGCCTTATTTGGCTGCTACGCGCGAATTTATCGCTGGATTTTTACCTGCGGCTGGTTTTTTACATGATCCTTATGTGCGCTCTATGGGGTTATGGATCGTCGATTCGGCCAATACGTTACTAAACTACGTGCCCATCTTCTTGATTTTATTTGGTTTAATAGCCGCACTAGAAGACTCTGGCTACATGGCTCGAATCGCTTTTATCGTTGATAAAATTCTTCACAAATTTGGGCTGCATGGCCAGAGTACTTTACCGATGATTTTAAGTGGGGTGTTTGCTGGTGGCTGCGCTGTACCTGGTATCATGGCAACCAAAGGCATTCCCGATCATCGCGCACGGTTAGCCACTATTTTAACGGTGCCATTCATGAACTGTTTGGCGAAAGTCCCCCTGTATACCTTGTTAGTTAGTATTTTCTTTGTAGAGCATAAAGCACTAATGATGTTCTATATTGCAACAATTACGATTATCGCGGCGCTTTTGGTTGCCAAGTTATTAACGAAAACTGTATTGAGAGGGACAGAAACAGCCCCTTTCGTAATGGAACTTCCGCGCTACCATATGCCAACGTTGCGAAGTGTACTGACGCGTGCGTTTGAACGAACTTGGATTTATATCAAGAAGGTCGGCACCATAGTGATTGCAGTATCCGTGGTGATTTTCTGTTTGCTTCAATTCCCGGGTGTACCCAATAGTCAGCAACAAACGTTTGAGCAGCAAGCAACGGCAGCCATCGATCGTTTTTACACTAAGCTAAAAGGTAACCCGTACTTAGACAATGTCCCTGCCGCTGAACTACCAGCGTTAGTGAATTATTACACTGACTTTAAGCGTGCGAAATTGAATGCCACTAGCCCGAGTGCGTCTAAATCGGTGAATGTGGCTTTCTCTGAACGTAATGCGTTGTTTTATCCTTTAGTTGTGCCTCCCAAAGGTGATAAATCAGCGAAAAAAATCAGTCGAGAGCTTCGGAAGTTAGCATCATCACGTAAGAAAATCAGACGTAAGATGAAAGAGTTACGCTTAGAAACTTCCTTGTTAGGTCAGCTAGGTCGTTCAATGGAGCCAGTGACACAATTGGCAGGCTTTGATTGGAAGATCAATGTTGCCTTGCTGTCTTCTTTTGCTGCCCGTGAAAGCAGTGTTGCAACGTTGGGTGTGTTATTCCAGCAAGATGACGACAGTAATGACACACTTGAAGCCCGAATGAGTTCGGAAACCAAAGACAAAGGCAGTAGTGATTTGTCTGCGGTTGCAGTGATTTTGTTCTTTGCTTTATATCCACCATGTTTAGCAACGATGATCATGATCCGAGTGCAAACAGGTCAGTATCGTTGGATGTTACTCGCGATATTCCTGCCAACAGGTTTAGGCTTTTTGGTTGCAACAACCGCGTATACCCTTGGCAATTTATTTGCGCTATCTGGTATTGCCATGATGTCTTGGATATATGGCACAAGCTTAGCTACTCTGTTGCTAGTGGCTTGCAGCGATACGTTAAAACGCTGGAAACAACGATGGTTGACGCCTCAACAGCTAAGGAATGAAAATGGGTAA
- a CDS encoding FeoB-associated Cys-rich membrane protein — protein sequence MGNSSSALVTDAANHWQDIALFGLIVAAAVYYLYQKLWKKKGECGSCDSCGSACPSKPRDKDRSKR from the coding sequence ATGGGTAATTCCAGTTCTGCGCTTGTTACTGATGCCGCTAATCATTGGCAAGATATAGCACTGTTTGGTTTGATTGTGGCAGCGGCGGTTTATTATCTTTATCAGAAGCTTTGGAAAAAGAAAGGGGAGTGCGGAAGTTGTGATAGCTGTGGCAGTGCTTGCCCTTCAAAGCCGCGTGATAAAGATCGAAGTAAACGCTAG
- a CDS encoding alpha/beta hydrolase, which yields MTHQEAFFTSLSGKQIYTQSWQPEGNRPHAIVIVVHGLGEHSGRYQNLVQTLLPLNIAVYGLDHLGHGQSEGKRVFIDSFDEYIDTLDNYVDQVKETRPDCPLFLIGHSMGGLITSTYLLQHQNKVNGAVLSAPAIQPPAQISPLLIKLGKYIAAIAPALPAVALDIKGISRDPSVIERYLQDPLVHSGNVTAGLSRQIQLAMDNMAQNAHLINLPLLILQGTEDRLVNPRGANFLVNAVSSTDKTLKQYDGLYHELFNEPEKEHVLKDLSEWLALHIVDSAL from the coding sequence ATGACTCATCAAGAAGCCTTTTTTACCAGTCTCTCAGGGAAGCAAATTTACACGCAATCATGGCAACCTGAAGGCAATCGTCCACATGCGATCGTCATTGTTGTTCATGGCTTAGGTGAGCATTCTGGTCGATACCAGAACCTAGTTCAAACTTTACTTCCCCTCAACATTGCTGTGTACGGGCTTGATCATCTTGGTCACGGGCAAAGCGAAGGAAAAAGAGTCTTTATCGACAGTTTTGACGAGTATATCGATACACTTGATAACTATGTCGATCAGGTAAAAGAGACTCGGCCTGATTGTCCTCTTTTCCTTATCGGGCACAGCATGGGCGGTTTAATCACCTCTACCTATCTTCTTCAGCATCAAAACAAGGTTAACGGAGCGGTTCTCTCTGCACCAGCGATTCAACCACCAGCACAAATTTCTCCGCTTCTAATTAAACTGGGAAAATATATTGCAGCAATCGCACCAGCCCTACCTGCTGTCGCGCTTGATATAAAAGGCATAAGCCGCGATCCCAGCGTTATTGAACGTTACCTACAAGACCCATTGGTACATTCAGGTAATGTAACAGCAGGATTAAGCCGCCAAATACAGCTGGCCATGGACAATATGGCTCAAAATGCCCATTTGATTAATCTGCCCTTACTTATATTACAAGGAACTGAAGATCGATTAGTAAACCCACGAGGGGCGAATTTTTTGGTTAACGCCGTTTCAAGTACAGATAAAACACTCAAACAATACGATGGCTTATATCATGAATTGTTTAATGAGCCAGAGAAAGAACACGTACTAAAAGATCTTTCTGAGTGGCTAGCACTACATATTGTAGACAGTGCACTTTAA
- the tpx gene encoding thiol peroxidase, which translates to MSITFQGNPVSVSGTFPKVGEKAPSFTLCSAELNDFSLESLKEKKVVLNIFPSIDTPVCATSVRTFNEKAVNLENVTVLCISADLPFATGRFCGAEGLDNVETASFFRSSSFTEDYGVNLNDGALKGLATRAVVVINEEGTVLHSELVSEITEEANYDLALESLKA; encoded by the coding sequence ATGTCAATTACATTTCAAGGAAATCCGGTTTCAGTTTCAGGTACATTCCCTAAAGTAGGTGAAAAAGCACCTAGCTTTACGTTGTGTTCTGCTGAATTAAACGATTTTAGTTTAGAAAGTTTAAAAGAGAAAAAAGTTGTTTTAAATATTTTCCCAAGTATCGATACTCCTGTATGTGCTACTAGTGTTCGAACCTTTAATGAAAAAGCAGTTAACTTAGAAAATGTTACTGTTTTATGTATTTCAGCTGATCTTCCTTTTGCTACTGGTCGTTTCTGTGGAGCTGAAGGTCTCGATAATGTTGAAACCGCATCTTTTTTCCGCTCTTCTTCTTTCACAGAAGATTATGGTGTTAATTTGAATGATGGTGCATTAAAGGGTTTAGCGACTCGTGCTGTTGTTGTTATAAATGAAGAAGGTACTGTTTTACACAGTGAATTAGTTTCTGAGATTACTGAAGAAGCTAACTATGATTTGGCTTTAGAGTCTCTAAAAGCGTAA
- a CDS encoding peroxiredoxin, protein MKTTTISALIACLLSTTTLAANQFTTVSESAPLGMGNIVTLDASPLQLIGQPVKVGQMMPSTLLKRGDLSDFDTSAPVHNVRIYSIIASVDTPVCDEQLHELNDHLASNDIKGIDFLAVSSDTVFAQSRFAKVANISDKVTFLSDAVSHNFGQKTGTQIDGIGLLTRTIIVVDKNNVIRHIQRVPELTTTPDLAKAINVAKQYI, encoded by the coding sequence ATGAAAACAACAACAATTTCTGCACTAATCGCCTGCCTTTTATCAACTACAACATTGGCAGCAAACCAATTCACAACCGTTTCTGAATCTGCACCTTTAGGTATGGGTAATATCGTTACACTAGATGCATCACCACTACAGTTAATTGGTCAACCCGTTAAAGTGGGACAAATGATGCCGAGTACACTACTAAAGAGAGGTGATCTTAGCGACTTTGATACCAGCGCACCGGTTCATAATGTTCGTATTTATAGCATTATAGCTTCTGTTGATACACCTGTTTGTGATGAACAACTGCATGAGTTAAATGATCACTTAGCATCAAATGATATTAAAGGTATCGACTTCTTAGCTGTAAGTTCTGATACCGTATTTGCTCAGTCTCGCTTTGCAAAAGTGGCGAATATTAGTGATAAAGTCACTTTTTTATCTGATGCTGTATCCCATAATTTTGGTCAGAAAACAGGTACCCAAATTGATGGTATTGGTTTGCTAACACGTACCATTATTGTGGTTGATAAAAATAATGTAATTCGTCATATTCAACGAGTTCCAGAACTAACAACAACACCTGATTTAGCTAAAGCTATTAACGTAGCAAAGCAATATATTTAG